The nucleotide sequence ACAGGGTCTGATTCAACGACCTCATGAGACATCGCTCGTGACGCTTCTACAATGCCTGGGAGCTCTTTTTCCGGAAGCACCGTTTGTTTCATTGCACTTTCTTCTACATTATGATTTGCATCTAGTAGTCCAAATTGAAATGGTCCTTTATAAATCCAATCTGACAGTTCCTTTACACCGACTCCTGAGATTGAATGAAATGTAGTAAATAAAGCCGCTGTCAAAAGGGCTGTCATTGTTGCTCTTATCCCGATAATTTTGACAATTTCCATATTCTTTCCACTCCTCTCACTGACTAAGCTTCTCCAGTTTTGAAGAAAATATTCAGTGACGGAGTAAAAGTGATGGTGAGTAGTTAGGGTTTTACGTGGAAGGAGAGACGGTGGAATTCGTCAACGAGTGTTATGGGCGATGGAAGGAAAAATTTAGTTAGTAAGGTGGCTAGCGTTTTGCTGGATTTAGGGGCTTCCGGACCCTCAGTTCCTTATTTCCGCTTTTTCGCCCTGTTTGAGGGGCAAACGGACCCTCAGTTCCTTATTTCATTCACAAGCCACATTTTCTAAGCGCTTTTGCTCATTCAAGGGATCCTAAGTCCTCTTCACCTCTTTTTCACGCGCTTTTCCATCAAATAGCGGACTCACGGTCCACTTGACCTCACTCGCGGACCCTCAGTTCCTTATTTTCCTCTTTCTGCGTGGTTTTAGCCAGGTAATCGGAAACAACTTGATTGACACTCACCTGCACACAAAACAAAAAAGGCTCCCCATTAACAGGAAACCTAACAACGCTTGTCCTAAAACATTTGATAGCCTCGAACACGCAACATCCGAATCACAATGCCCGCAGCAATGGCCCCAAATAAGCCACTCGATAAAACGAGAATATCGACCAATTTGAGTGCGATCAAATCCTGACCTAACGCCGCAAACGACGAAAGAGGTGCCGTGAAATATTTATAAAAGCTTACATTATCAACAATCGTAATAACAATAATCGGATAAATAATAGCCATTACCCACGTAGAACGTAGCAGCATATTCAATAAAAAACCGATCCCAAAAAATAAAATCAAAAATAACATCATTGAAATAATTAACTGTGGTAAACTCAACTCTTACACCTCCGTATCAATGTTAGTTTACTGAAACGATACGAAGGCGTCAACAACGAAATCTTGACAATGTGTTTATCTACAAAACCTATATCAGCTTACCTTCCATCAAAACATTTTAGATAGGCCAACAGGCGTCCTAAAGATTTTGCTTTAGACCACACTCCCGCAAGAACCACTTCAATGTTCCCACGAACTCAATCTAAGGCGGCGCGAGTAAGCCTACTTCATCGATCATCAACCTTGCTGGCGCGCTCCGAACCCTTTACCACTCCTTGATTCAGCTTCTCCTCAACAGTGATATTTCCCTCATGCTTCAATCTAAGGCGGCGCGAGTAAGCCTACTTCATCGATCATCAACCTTGCTGGCGCACTCCGAACCCTTTACATTAAAAACCACACAGCTTTAGCGCTGTGCAGCCTTTGTTTCATATGACTTTCCCTCACCAGTGCAATGATCACATGTTTCTGTACCACCAAGGCGCAATTGGAAATAGCCAGCACCTTCACAATAAGGACATTCACCACTTTTGAGCTGTTTTCGTTCAAAAATCATCCATACCACCCGCTTCCGATTATAAGTATCTGAACTTTCAGATAATATATCAAAAACTACCCAGATTGAAAAGTGGCAAATCAAACGAAAATCAGCTAAATAAGCGAAAGAAAGCAGAGTATCCTCTTTCTTACTCTGCTTTTTTGCGTGTTCAAAAAGATGGCAATGGCTCCGCACTCTACTCGACCTTAGAAATAAAACCACTCCTAGAGGCTTAAGACTCTTTTAATAAAAGATCTTATAATCTGTATAAGAAAACTGTTTACCTGGGTTTCCATGGTATTCTTCGAAGTATTTTTCTTTATATTCATTTAAAAACAACTGAAGCATTTTAGATGTTTTCGGATCTTTTTCTAATTGCTCAGGTGCGACAAATATTGCGCATTCAAGTTCACTTTTTTGGGTGATTACTTTTTCAGTAAGGGGCTTCAGTAAGAAAATCACTAAGTTATCGCTATAGATCCCCTCAATCACACCGGTTCGCAAACCGACGAGGTCGATCACTTCCGTTTCAATCCCTGTTTCTTCTTTGACCTCGCGGATCGCTGCTTGATCGACGGTTTCCCCATGGTTCACAAACCCAGCAGGTAATGACCACAGTCCTTTTAACCCACCGTATTTTTTCTTAACAACGAGCCATTTCCCATCTTTAATTACAATACCAGCGGCGGCAAGCCATACCTTTCCCCTTTTCTGTTTTTCCATCTCGATCCGTCCTCTCTACCCCATTACTCTCTCAACATCATCACATAAAAGTTCCTTTCGTGAAGTTCTCGCTCTCCAAAGCTCAAGCCATTCTGAGCCTTTTGCCTATGTAAAAAGAACAAAGACCTTGTGGCCTTTGTTCTTTCTACTATCTGATATTCGCTTTAGAATGGTTTTTTCCCTTTTTTCACCACGAGTGACATCCCACCTAATAAGTAAAGGGAACGGTTGTCAATCACTTTTTTCATCATTGATGCTGAAGTACCGAATAATTTTTTCTTACCAACAACACCGATCGCTTCCTTACCACCAAGTGAAGCAACTGTACCTTTAATATCTGGTGTAAATGCTTTTAGTTCTCCGCCTTTTACAAGTGCTTTTATGTTGCTTGCACAAGTGCCCGCTTGTTGGAGAGCAATTTGAGCTGTTGGCGGGTATGGACGATTGATTTCTTCATTAATAATTAACGCACAGTCTCCGACGATAAAAATGTCATCATGACCTGGTGCACGAAGATCAGATTCAACCTTAATACGTCCGCGCATCGCTTCAAAACCTGATTTCTCGATCACTGAGTTACCACGTACACCCGTTGCCCAAACAACTGTTTCAGACTTAATTTCTTCACCGTTGTTAAGAATGACGCCATCTTCAATGACCTCTTTAATTGGGCAATCAATTTTGAACTCTACACCTCTGCTCTCAAGCAAGTCCATCGCATACTCAACAAGCTCAGGATCAAACCCAGGTAGAGCTGTTGGTGCCGCTTCAATCACATACATTTTTACTTTTTCACGCGGAATGTCAAACTCTTTACAAAGCTCTGGTACGCGCTCTGTTAATTCACCAACAAACTCAATTCCCGTAAACCCAGCACCGGCCACGACAAATGTTAATAATTCGTCACGTCCTTCTTCGCGGTTATGGTATTGTGCAAATTGGTATTCAATGTGTTCTTTGACTTCACGAACACCATTGACAGTCCACTTACTAAATGCATGCTCATGTACGCCTGGTACACCAAACGTCTCAGCTTCTGAACCAAGAGCAACAACAAGATAATCGTAGTCTACTTCTCCATTCTCAAGAATGACCTTCTTGTCTTCACGCTTGATTTCAACAACACTATCTTGAACAAAGTTGACCTTCTTAAGATCAAGAATATAATCGATTGGCATACGTGCACGATCATGGTGCATCGTACCTGCTGCCGGTTCATGTAACCACGTCGTTTGGTAATGGTATTCATGCTTATTCACTAACGTAATGTCAGCTTCGTTATACCCTAACTCCTTTGTTAGTTGTGATGCAGTCATTAAACCACCGTATCCCGCACCCAAAATGACGATTTTTGGCTTACTATTCAACAAAATCACATCCAATTTCTTTAATTTGTTTGTAGTAGATGTACTACTATTTTTCCATTACGCGCAAATAATATTGTGATTTATTTCACGTAGTTAACGCTAAAAAAACAACGACAGCCATTAAATAAGGAATGACATCGTTTAAAATAAAAAAAGAATAATTATTTCAGCTGTTATAAAATCTTACAAAAAAAATGAAAAATTATGTCGTAAAATAGTCACAAATCACATCTATTATGATATTTCTTTTCCATCCTTTTTTCAACCACTTTTTTGTTGATTTTTTCAGGGTGCTTTGTTACACAATGTTCTTCACTGTTTTCAATAAAGCAGCGCTTGATTGACATACTTGCTTACTCTAACACTAACGTCTTTCATTAATAATATGCTTATTATCTATATCTATATTAAGAACTTTAGGTTGAATTTTTTGGTAAGTGCTTTGTCTCGACATGTATACGTCGAGACACGAAGCGACCGATAATAAAATTCAGAGCACAAGAGCCCAATGACCAGCTATAAAAATATAGCAGCGAACGATGCTTGCGATTGATCAGGCGTGGCCAAGATTGATCTAAATGCGTACGTGATCATACAAGTTTTAGCGGATGATTTACCTTCCTTATAAAAGCTTAATATTAAAACTAATTACAACGAAATGTTCCTTCCTTTTGTATGTATAAAAGTTCCAAAAAACGGAGATAACTTAAATTAACAGAAAATTCCGCCGTAGGAAAGGAGCTTATCTCTAATGGAACATTTAATGGCTAATGAAGGATTATTATCTGCGATATTATTTGCGATCGGTTTTGCATGTCTAGCGCTTATCTTTAAAGCTAAACCAAATAATAATGAAAAATAATGTTTAAAACAGATAGATGTTGGTAATCATAATATTAATGGTTGAGTACTCCATCATTAAAAACTCCCCTTTTTTTCGCTACAGTGTAAAAGCTGTAGCGTTTTTATTAAGAGTCAAAATTCCAATTCTAAGTAATCAATGTAGGAGTATGTGTGGTTAGGCGTGCGAATTTGCTCTATGTGATCAATCAACTTCTCCAGACACATTTTCGTTCGAAAGGAAAGAATTTCGTCTTCAAGGATTGGTATATCAGTAATC is from Desertibacillus haloalkaliphilus and encodes:
- a CDS encoding NAD(P)/FAD-dependent oxidoreductase yields the protein MNSKPKIVILGAGYGGLMTASQLTKELGYNEADITLVNKHEYHYQTTWLHEPAAGTMHHDRARMPIDYILDLKKVNFVQDSVVEIKREDKKVILENGEVDYDYLVVALGSEAETFGVPGVHEHAFSKWTVNGVREVKEHIEYQFAQYHNREEGRDELLTFVVAGAGFTGIEFVGELTERVPELCKEFDIPREKVKMYVIEAAPTALPGFDPELVEYAMDLLESRGVEFKIDCPIKEVIEDGVILNNGEEIKSETVVWATGVRGNSVIEKSGFEAMRGRIKVESDLRAPGHDDIFIVGDCALIINEEINRPYPPTAQIALQQAGTCASNIKALVKGGELKAFTPDIKGTVASLGGKEAIGVVGKKKLFGTSASMMKKVIDNRSLYLLGGMSLVVKKGKKPF
- a CDS encoding YuiB family protein, translating into MSLPQLIISMMLFLILFFGIGFLLNMLLRSTWVMAIIYPIIVITIVDNVSFYKYFTAPLSSFAALGQDLIALKLVDILVLSSGLFGAIAAGIVIRMLRVRGYQMF
- a CDS encoding YuiA family protein — encoded protein: MIFERKQLKSGECPYCEGAGYFQLRLGGTETCDHCTGEGKSYETKAAQR
- a CDS encoding NUDIX domain-containing protein, giving the protein MEKQKRGKVWLAAAGIVIKDGKWLVVKKKYGGLKGLWSLPAGFVNHGETVDQAAIREVKEETGIETEVIDLVGLRTGVIEGIYSDNLVIFLLKPLTEKVITQKSELECAIFVAPEQLEKDPKTSKMLQLFLNEYKEKYFEEYHGNPGKQFSYTDYKIFY
- a CDS encoding DUF2535 family protein → MSRVTSYEFYHRSGSKVMITDIPILEDEILSFRTKMCLEKLIDHIEQIRTPNHTYSYIDYLELEF